Genomic segment of Cytobacillus suaedae:
GCCCAAATTGGCTCATAGGCAATAACCACATTTTTAGCTTGCTCTTCAGTTAAGCCTGTTAATGCTTTTTGGATTTGTGATCCTACAACTTCATTTGTTTGTCCTGCTTCACGTTCCTCTAATGTTTCACCGCAACAAACAATAGGCGTTAACCCGTGCCCAAAAGCAGTTAATGTTTTCTTGTTTACTGTTTCATCTGTTTCGGCAAACATTTCACGACGCTCAGAATGCCCAATGATTACATAGCTTACGCCTACATCTTTTAAAGCAACAGGACTTACTTCGCCTGTAAAAGCTCCACTTTCTTCAAAGTGCATATTTTGAGCACCGATTTTTAATTCGGTACCTTTTGTACTTATAACTAATTGTGCTAAAAATAGTGAAGGTGCACATACGACTGAATCTACAACTTGTGATGAAGGAATTAGACCTTTTACCTCATCAACAAATGAAGTAGCTTCTGAAAGAACTTTGTGCATTTTCCAGTTTCCTGCGATAATTGGCTTTCTCATGCTACACCTCTCTAGAACGTATTTTGGCTTGCTATTCTGTTGATTTCCGCTGCAGGCACTCGCTTTCCGCGGGCGGAAGACGAGGGTTATTTTCACTGACGTGAAAAAACCTACCTCCTCGGCGCTATGCGCCTGCGGGGTCTCACTTTGACACTCCGGATATCCCGCAGGAGTCTCGTGCCTTCCGCGGAAATCAACAAAGTTAGAACCTACTTTGTATCAATAAAGCTCTAATACCTATTTATCGTTTAAAGCAACCACACCTGGAAGTGCTTTGCCTTCCATGAATTCTAAGGAAGCTCCTCCGCCAGTGGAGATATGATCCATTTTTTCTGCAAAATCAAATTTCTCAACCGCGGCTGCTGAATCTCCACCACCAATGACAGTGTAGGTATTTTCTGCATTAGCAAGTGCCCCAGCTACAGCCTTTGTACCATTTGCAAAAGCTTCTAGTTCAAATACTCCCATTGGTCCATTCCAGATAACAAGCTTAGAATTAGCAATTACATCACTATATAATTTGCTAGTTTCAGGCCCAATATCCAATGCTTCCCAATCAGATGGAATTGAATCAATAGGAACTACCTTTGTATTAGCATCATTCGAAAAGTCATCGGCTACAATTGCATCTACCGGCATGTAGAATTTAACGCCTTTTTCTTTTGCTTTTTCCATAAAGGACTTAGCTAGGTCTACTTTATCTTCTTCTAGTAGTGACTTACCTACCTCATGGCCTTGTGCTTTTACAAATGTATAAGCTAGTCCACCACCGATAATCAAGTTATCTACTTTTTCTAGTAGGTTCTCAATTACTCCGATTTTATCTTTAACCTTTGCTCCACCAATGATTGCTGTAAATGGTCGATCCGGATTAGAAAGAGCTTTACCTAATACCTCTAGTTCTTTTTCCATTAATAAACCTGAAACAGCTGGGAGGTAATTCGCGATTCCTTCTGTAGATGCATGAGCTCGGTGGGCTGCACCAAACGCATCATTTACATAGATATCAGCTAACTCGGCAAAAGACTTAGCTAATTCTGAATCGTTCTTTTCTTCTCCAGGGTAAAAGCGTACATTTTCAAGGAGCAAAACATCACCTTGATTTAATTCTTCAATCTTTTGCTTTACAGAATCCCCGTAAGCTTCATCTGTTTTATGTACTTCTTTTCCTAACAGTTCACTTAAACGTCCTGCCACTGCTGTTAAACGCATTTCTTCAACAACTGTACCTTTTGGACGACCAAGGTGACTTGCCAGTATAACCTTCGCGCCTTTTTCACTCAAAAACTGAATGGTAGGAAGTGCTGCGCGGATCCTTGTATCATCTGAAACTGAGCCATCTTTCATCGGAACATTAAAATCAACACGACAAAATACGCGTTTTCCATTTACATCGATATCTCTTACCGACTTTTTGTTCATTTAATACCCTCCGTTTTATCTAATACTTAAAAATAGGAGAGGGGTATTTGCCCCTCTCCCCTTTGTTTAACTACCAACATCTATTATAGTATTAGTTTGGCTAATATACCAAGAAAATCCAAGGCTATTTTTCGACAGAATTATAGACCTTTAGAAGCGATATAGTCAATTAGGTCAACTACACGGTGAGAATATCCACTTTCGTTATCATACCAAGAAATAACTTTAACCATGCTTCCTTCCATTACCATTGTAGATAATGCATCGATTGTTGAAGAAGCTGGGCTACCGTTGTAGTCGCTTGATACTAAAGGCTCTTCGCTATAGTAAAGAATTCCTTTTAACTCATTTTCAGAAGCTGCTTTAAATGCTGCATTCACATCTTCCGCTGTAACATCCGTGTTAAGCTCAGCAACAAGGTCAACTAAAGAAACGTTAGGAGTTGGTACACGCATTGCTCCACCGTTTAGTTTTCCTTTTAATTCTGGAAGAACTAATGATACTGCTTTCGCTGCCCCAGTTGAAGTTGGGATAATATTTTCTGCAGCTGCACGAGCACGACGATAGTCTTTATGAGGTAAGTCTAAAATTTGTTGATCATTTGTGTATGAGTGAACAGTTGTCATCATTCCACGTTTAATTCCGAATTTATCATTTAACACCTTTGCAAAAGGAGCTAAACAGTTTGTAGTACAAGATGCATTAGAGATAACATGATGGTTAGCAGCATCATAATTCTCGTGGTTAACACCCATAACAATTGTAATATCTTCATCTGTAGCAGGAGCTGAGATAATTACTTTTTTAGCACCAGCTTCTAAATGTTTTGCTGCATCTGAACGTTTTGTAAAACGACCAGTTGATTCGATAACTACTTCAACACCAAGGTCTCCCCAACCTAATAGAGCTGGATCTCGTTCAGCTTTTACTAAAATCTCTTTCCCATTTACCACTAGGTTCGTTCCATTAACGGATACTTCACCCTCAAGTTTGCCATGAACTGTATCATATTTTAATAGGTGAGCAAGCATGTTAGCATCTGTTAAATCGTTTACTGCTACAACCTCGATGTTTGGGTTGTTTAAAGCTGCACGAAATACGATACGACCAATACGACCAAAACCATTAATACCTACTTTAATTGCCATTCTAAATTTCCTCCTTTAATTGACTAAACATTACTAATTTTAAGTATGTGATTCTACCAATTGATTGGCAGCACCTTCATCTGTAATTAAAATGGAATGATGCGCTTGTTTCATGTATGATTCAATTGCCTTAGCCTTTGAAGCACCACCTGCAACCGCGATAACATGTTCAATTTTGTTTAAATGCTCAAGCTGTATACCAATTGTTTGAACCTTATGAACAACAGTACCCTCTTGGTTAAAATAATAACCAAACGCCTCGGCAACGCCATGTGACGTTATGATTTTCTGTACATCCTCTGTAGAGGTTTTTCTTCGTTCTGCCATTGTTATAGCATCTCCAATACCATGTACTACAATACTTGAGGACTTAATTAGATTAAGGACCTCTTGGATGGAGGGTTCAGCAACAAAAGATTGATAGGCATCAGGACTTACGACGTCTGGTACATGTAAAAGTCTGTAGTTCCCTATTGCCTTTTCTGCCATTTTTGCACAGATTGTATTTGCTTGGTTTTCAACATGTTCACCTAAACCACCTCGGGCTGGTACGAAGAGCATTTCACGATTTTTAAAATCGGCAGTCATCATCTCCGCTACGGCAGCTAGGGTTGTTCCACCTGTTACAGCAATGATATTTCTATCTGTAAGGTACTCCTTCATCTTTGTAATAGTAGCTCTTCCCATTTCTTTTTTTACCCAAGGGAAAACATCACTATCTCCTGAAACAACGATTACATCTCTTAGTTTTAATTTTTTCTTCAGTTTTGATTCCAAAACTTTTAAACCAGATACCTCTTTCATCAAGTCTTCTAATTGAAGAAACAACATCGTTCCTTCCTTTGTTAGACTCATACCGGACGAACCAATTTGGAGAAGGTCTTGATCTTTCAAGAATTGGACTTCGGCCCGAAGAATTCGTTCACTCAGCCCTAGACTTGTGGATAAACTTCTTCTTCCAATCGGTTGCATCAACCGTATGTATTTCAGGATATTGTAACGCTTTTGCATAACCTCAAGTAAATCAGGTAACAATTTACTTTGAATCTCAAGAATTGACTTCACTGAAATTTCCCCTTTTTACCAGTCGGGACATTTTACGTCCCTATGTGACATATTATGTCCCACCAGTAGTAAAAAAAATCACTGAAGGCTACTTCATCAATGATTTCTAACTCTACAAGTTTATTCTAACAGTAGTAAAAACGTTATTCAATAGGCGTTTTTTCAAGTAAACGCTTTCTTATTGAATCTTTATCGACAATTCCATAAGTAATCTCTTCTCCATCAATCTCAACGACTGGAATCATGATTTGGTATTTTTCTAACAGTACATCATCCTGATAAATA
This window contains:
- a CDS encoding triose-phosphate isomerase; translated protein: MRKPIIAGNWKMHKVLSEATSFVDEVKGLIPSSQVVDSVVCAPSLFLAQLVISTKGTELKIGAQNMHFEESGAFTGEVSPVALKDVGVSYVIIGHSERREMFAETDETVNKKTLTAFGHGLTPIVCCGETLEEREAGQTNEVVGSQIQKALTGLTEEQAKNVVIAYEPIWAIGTGKSSSAEEANETCGYIRKIVAEQFSSAVADDVRIQYGGSVKPTNIKEYLSQPHIDGALVGGASLEASSFLQLLEAGNNE
- the gap gene encoding type I glyceraldehyde-3-phosphate dehydrogenase — its product is MAIKVGINGFGRIGRIVFRAALNNPNIEVVAVNDLTDANMLAHLLKYDTVHGKLEGEVSVNGTNLVVNGKEILVKAERDPALLGWGDLGVEVVIESTGRFTKRSDAAKHLEAGAKKVIISAPATDEDITIVMGVNHENYDAANHHVISNASCTTNCLAPFAKVLNDKFGIKRGMMTTVHSYTNDQQILDLPHKDYRRARAAAENIIPTSTGAAKAVSLVLPELKGKLNGGAMRVPTPNVSLVDLVAELNTDVTAEDVNAAFKAASENELKGILYYSEEPLVSSDYNGSPASSTIDALSTMVMEGSMVKVISWYDNESGYSHRVVDLIDYIASKGL
- a CDS encoding phosphoglycerate kinase, coding for MNKKSVRDIDVNGKRVFCRVDFNVPMKDGSVSDDTRIRAALPTIQFLSEKGAKVILASHLGRPKGTVVEEMRLTAVAGRLSELLGKEVHKTDEAYGDSVKQKIEELNQGDVLLLENVRFYPGEEKNDSELAKSFAELADIYVNDAFGAAHRAHASTEGIANYLPAVSGLLMEKELEVLGKALSNPDRPFTAIIGGAKVKDKIGVIENLLEKVDNLIIGGGLAYTFVKAQGHEVGKSLLEEDKVDLAKSFMEKAKEKGVKFYMPVDAIVADDFSNDANTKVVPIDSIPSDWEALDIGPETSKLYSDVIANSKLVIWNGPMGVFELEAFANGTKAVAGALANAENTYTVIGGGDSAAAVEKFDFAEKMDHISTGGGASLEFMEGKALPGVVALNDK
- a CDS encoding glutaredoxin family protein, giving the protein MYSKIDCPLCVKAKMVLEKFGEEFPITIEEVDIYQDDVLLEKYQIMIPVVEIDGEEITYGIVDKDSIRKRLLEKTPIE